In Yarrowia lipolytica chromosome 1F, complete sequence, a genomic segment contains:
- a CDS encoding uncharacterized protein (Compare to YALI0F02475g, similar to uniprot|P25656 Saccharomyces cerevisiae YCR094w CDC50 cell division cycle mutant or uniprot|P53740 Saccharomyces cerevisiae YNR048w or uniprot|P42838 Saccharomyces cerevisiae YNL323w) produces MDSDSENERPTHQEPKEKSRRPPNTAFRQQRLKAWQPIFTPKTVLPLLLCITVIFAPLGGALIYGSDQVQEIIIDYSHCHEQASTTEPRTMDDKYITTHFNAKDATSKVQWQLLDGTDEQKSRRSYNGTCRLTFDVPHDMGAPIYMYYRLTNFYQNHRRYVTSYNEDQLNGKNKSAHDLKDKNDCKPLVLDRDGKPYYPCGLIANSMFNDTFHTPVALNPSGNQGNVTYDMTTDGIAWGTDKNRFKKTTYNASQVTPPPFWVEKFPDGYTEENLPNIAEWQEFQNWMRTAALPTFSKLVMRQDHNTLTVGTYSVDVDLYFPVLQYDGTKSLVLTTRSAVGGRNPFLGIAYVVVAGICAVVGLLFLGKHLVKPRRLGDHSYLSWNNEN; encoded by the coding sequence ATGGACTCGGACAGTGAAAACGAACGGCCCACGCATcaggagcccaaggagaagtCGCGACGACCCCCCAACACGGCCTTCCGGCAGCAGCGGCTCAAGGCATGGCAGCCCATCTTCACTCCCAAGACGGTGCTGCCCCTGCTCCTGTGTATCACCGTCATTTTTGCGCCTCTTGGAGGAGCGCTGATTTACGGCAGTGACCAGGTCCAGGAGATCATCATCGACTACAGCCACTGCCATGAACAGGCGTCGACCACAGAGCCTAGAACCATGGATGACAAgtacatcaccacacacttcaacgccaaggacgccacctccaaggtcCAGTGGCAGCTTCTGGACGGCACCGACGAGCAAAAGTCGCGTCGTTCATACAACGGAACCTGCAGACTCACGTTTGATGTGCCCCATGATATGGGTGCCCCCATTTACATGTACTACCGACTGACCAACTTCTACCAGAACCATCGACGATATGTGACGTCCTACAATGAGGACCAGCTGAACGGAAAGAACAAGAGTGCACATGATCTCAAAGACAAGAACGATTGCAAACCCCTGGTTTTAGACCGGGATGGAAAGCCATACTACCCCTGTGGACTGATCGCCAACTCCATGTTCAACGACACCTTCCATACTCCTGTGGCTCTTAACCCCTCTGGAAACCAGGGTAACGTGACTTACGACATGACCACCGATGGGATTGCCTGGGGAACCGACAAGAACCGATTCAAAAAGACTACATACAACGCCTCCCAGGTGACACCCCCTCCGTTCTGGGTCGAGAAGTTCCCCGACGGATACACCGAGGAGAACCTGCCCAACATTGCTGAATGGCAGGAGTTCCAGAACTGGATGCGAACTGCTGCCCTGCCCACCTTCTCAAAGCTCGTCATGCGACAGGATCACAACACTCTGACAGTCGGAACCTACTCTGTGGATGTGGACTTGTACTTCCCCGTTCTCCAGTATGACGGCACCAAGTCGCTTGTGCTGACCACACGAAGTGCCGTGGGAGGCCGAAACCCCTTCCTGGGCATTGCTTATGTTGTCGTTGCCGGTATTTGTGCCGTCGTCGGTCTGCTGTTCCTGGGTAAGCATCTGGTCAAGCCCCGAAGACTGGGTGACCATTCTTACCTGAGCTGGAACAACGAGAACTAA
- a CDS encoding uncharacterized protein (Compare to YALI0F02497g, similar to Saccharomyces cerevisiae PDH1 (YPR002W); ancestral locus Anc_8.93, similar to uniprot|Q12428 Saccharomyces cerevisiae YPR002W Hypothetical 57.7 kDa protein in CIT3-HAL1 intergenic region) encodes MRAFRSAANFGAASNIYRKSFTPASIASNRFVSARMSSIMTDNARPNTDKVVQDIADYIHDYKIDSSVAMETARLCFLDTLGCGLEGLKYQQCANIVGPVVPGTIVPNGTKVPGTDYQVDPVRGAFNIGTIIRWLDFNDCWLAAEWGHPSDNLGGILAVADWQTRSAKAGLEGKVFKVKDVLEGMIKAHEIQGGLAIENSFNRVGLDHVVLVKIASTAVVSGMLGLSREQTADAISQAFVDGQSLRTYRHAPNTMSRKSWAAGDATSRAVNLALLVKKGEGGMPSILTAKTWGFYDVLFGGKEFKFQRPYGSYVMENVLFKISFPAEFHAQTACESAMLLHEELKKLGKTSDDIASIKIRTQEAAMRIIDKKGPLHNYADRDHCIQYMVAIPLIHGRLTADDYTDEIASDPRIDALREKMECVEDKRFSEEYHAPDKRYIGNAIEITLKDGTVLDEIEVNYPIGHRQRREEGTPVLLEKFARHLRGRFPEGQVEKILAASNQDIVNMDIDEYVDLYVKKD; translated from the coding sequence ATGCGAGCTTTCAGATCTGCCGCCAACTTCGGAGCTGCTTCTAACATCTACCGAAAGTCCTTCACCCCCGCTTCTATTGCCTCTAACCGATTTGTCTCTGCCAGAATGAGCTCCATCATGACCGACAACGCCCGACCTAACACCGACAAGGTTGTTCAGGACATTGCCGACTACATCCATGACTACAAGATCGACTCCTCCGTCGCCATGGAGACTGCTCGACTCTGTTTCCTTGACACTCTCGGCTGTGGTcttgagggtctcaagtaccagcagtGTGCCAACATTGTTGGCCCCGTTGTTCCCGGCACCATTGTGCCCAACGGAACCAAGGTCCCCGGTACCGACTACCAGGTTGACCCCGTCCGAGGTGCCTTCAACATTGGTACCATCATCCGATGGCTCGATTTCAACGACTGCTGGCTCGCCGCCGAGTGGGGACACCCCTCCGATAACCTTGGCGGTATCCTTGCCGTTGCCGACTGGCAGACTCGATCCGCCAAGGCCGGTCTTGAGGGCAAGGTcttcaaggtcaaggatGTCCTCGAGGGCATGATCAAGGCCCACGAGATTCAGGGAGGTCTCGCCATCGAGAACTCTTTCAACCGAGTCGGTCTCGACCACGTTGTTCTCGTTAAGATCGCCTCTACTGCCGTTGTCTCCGGCATGCTCGGCCTCTCTCGAGAGCAGACCGCTGATGCCATCTCTCAGGCCTTTGTCGACGGTCAGTCTCTCCGAACCTACCGACACGCCCCCAACACCATGTCTCGAAAGTCTTGGGCTGCCGGTGATGCCACCTCTCGAGCCGTTAACCTGGCTCTGCTCGTCAAGAAGGGTGAGGGAGGTATGCCCTCTATCCTGACCGCCAAGACCTGGGGTTTCTACGATGTCCTCTTTGGCGGCAAGGAGTTCAAGTTCCAGCGACCTTACGGCTCCTACGTCATGGAGAACGTTCTCTTCAAGATCTCTTTCCCCGCTGAGTTCCACGCCCAGACCGCCTGCGAGTCTGCCATGCTGCTCCacgaggagctcaagaagcttgGCAAGACCTCCGATGACATTGCCTCCATCAAGATCCGAACCCAGGAGGCCGCCATGCGAATCATCGACAAGAAGGGTCCCCTGCACAACTACGCTGACCGAGACCACTGCATCCAGTACATGGTTGCTATTCCTCTCATCCACGGCCGACTTACCGCTGACGACTACACTGACGAGATCGCCTCCGACCCCCGAATTGACGCCCTccgagagaagatggagtGTGTTGAGGACAAGCGATTCTCCGAGGAGTACCACGCCCCCGACAAGCGATACATCGGTAACGCCATCGAGAtcactctcaaggacggcaCCGTGCTCGACGAGATCGAGGTCAACTACCCCATTGGCCACCGACAGCGACGAGAGGAGGGTACCCccgttctccttgagaagtTTGCTCGACATCTCCGTGGACGATTCCCTGAGGGACAGGTTGAGAAGATTCTCGCTGCCTCTAACCAGGATATTGTCAACATGGACATTGACGAGTACGTTGACCTTTacgtcaagaaggactaA
- a CDS encoding uncharacterized protein (Compare to YALI0F02453g, similar to Saccharomyces cerevisiae SUP45 (YBR143C); ancestral locus Anc_3.121, highly similar to uniprot|P12385 Saccharomyces cerevisiae YBR143c SUP45 translational release factor): MAKEVEPSDAEKNIEIWKVRKLIKNLEAARGNGTSMISLIMPPKTQIPQYSKMLTDEYGTASNIKSRVNRQSVLSAITSTQQRLKLYNRVPTNGLVIYCGDVITADGKEKKMSIDFEPFKPINTSLYLCDNKFHTEALSELLESDSKFGFIVMDGNGALFGTLSGNTREVLHKFTVDLPKKHGRGGQSALRFSRLREEKRHNYVRKVAEVAVQNFITNDKVNVNGLILAGSADFKTELNGSDLFDNRLHAKVIKTVDVSYGGENGFNQAIELSAETLSNVKFVQEKKLLTQYFDEISMDSGKFCYGYDETLKALDLGACETVIVYENLDIQRMTLKNNDGEETIVHIKKGTPTEEYLIDKEGNELEVVDEIPLLEWLAEHYKDFGAQLEFVTDRSSEGAQFVQGFGGIGALLRYKVNFEQLVEESDDEYYDD, from the coding sequence ATGGCCAAGGAAGTGGAACCAAGCGACGCCGAGAAGAACATCGAGATCTGGAAGGTGCGAAAGCTGATCAAGAACCTCGAGGCCGCTCGAGGTAACGGAACCTCCATGATCTCGCTCATCATGCCCCCCAAGACCCAGATTCCACAGTACTCCAAGATGTTGACCGATGAGTACGGAACCGCCTCTAACATCAAGTCTCGAGTCAACCGACAGTCGGTGCTCTCCGCTATCACATCCACTCAGCAGCGTCTCAAGCTGTACAACCGAGTGCCCACCAACGGTCTGGTTATCTACTGTGGAGACGTGATTACTGCCGACggcaaggagaagaagatgtcCATTGACTTCGAGCCCTTCAAGCCCATCAACACCTCTCTTTACCTGTGTGACAACAAGTTCCATACCGAGGCTCTGTcagagctgctggagtccGACTCCAAGTTTGGCTTCATTGTCATGGACGGTAACGGAGCCCTGTTCGGTACTCTGTCCGGAAACACCCGAGAGGTTCTGCACAAGTTCACCGTTGATCTGCCCAAGAAGCATGGTCGTGGTGGTCAGTCCGCGCTGCGATTCTCCCGACTGCGAGAGGAAAAGCGACACAACTACGTGCGAAaggtggccgaggtggcTGTCCAGAACTTCATCACAAACGACAAGGTCAACGTCAACGGTCTGATTCTGGCCGGTTCTGCCGACTTCAAGACCGAGCTGAACGGCTCTGATCTCTTTGACAACCGTCTGCACGCTAAGGTCATCAAGACTGTCGATGTGTCGTACGGAGGAGAGAACGGCTTCAACCAGGCCATCGAGCTGTCTGCCGAGACTCTGTCCAACGTCAAGTTCGttcaggagaagaagctgctgacCCAGTACTTCGACGAGATCTCCATGGACTCTGGAAAGTTCTGTTACGGCTACGACgagactctcaaggccCTGGATCTCGGAGCCTGCGAGACTGTCATTGTCTACGAGAACCTTGACATCCAGCGAATGACTCTCAAGAACAACGATGGCGAGGAGACCATTGTGCACATCAAGAAGGGAACTCCCACCGAGGAATACCTGATCGACAAGGAGGGTaacgagctggaggtggtCGACGAGATTCCTCTGCTCGAGTGGCTAGCCGAGCACTACAAGGACTTTGGCGCCCAGCTGGAGTTTGTCACAGACCGGTCCTCCGAGGGTGCCCAGTTCGTCCAGGGCTTTGGTGGTATCGGCGCTCTGCTCCGGTACAAGGTCAActttgagcagctcgtggaggagtctgacgacgagtacTACGACGACTAA
- a CDS encoding uncharacterized protein (Compare to YALI0F02431g, similar to Saccharomyces cerevisiae RAD52 (YML032C); ancestral locus Anc_5.575, weakly similar to uniprot|P06778 Saccharomyces cerevisiae YML032c RAD52 recombination and DNA repair protein), protein MPQFGDHYALPDPPKAITTGSGGAPNIPYSRSEERQVSDLLKHNLGPEFVSKRPSPGGRSVHYLEGWKVFNLANEIFGFNGWRSQIIKLEVDYCDQNPDTKRWDVGVYAIVRVHLKDGTYREDTGSGNVENCPKRDMALNKSRKEAVTDAFKRAMRQFGPSLGNCLYDSEYLSKLKTVRSAKYTFDENNLIRKPEFVIKRDIKQEQATAANITASTSTSTTSHNQDPPAPAPAPAPPAPSVSLHGHSNTSSNRSKAVSIEAMCEGIDYSFDDDDLDLDSLVPQLKAGRNPSPSISAEDFDEDLPISAEAMEEDGSPIPVGFFKASVAADINKGSPISQNAAFDINIQSPSIKRTLEHNRSVPIAKPRPPMHPKSTNIPPSPLSKPLVNPVKPEFTTPVAKKHKINENDE, encoded by the coding sequence ATGCCACAGTTCGGAGACCACTACGCGCTGCCTGATCCACCCAAAGCCATCACCACGGGCTCTGGGGGCGCCCCCAACATTCCTTACTCGCGCAGCGAGGAGCGACAGGTGTCTGATCTGCTCAAACACAACCTGGGCCCCGAATTTGTCTCCAAACGGCCCAGTCCGGGAGGTCGAAGCGTGCACTACTTGGAGGGCTGGAAGGTGTTCAATCTGGCCAACGAGATCTTCGGCTTCAACGGTTGGCGGTCGCAGAtcatcaagctggaggTCGACTACTGCGACCAGAACCCCGACACAAAGCGATGGGACGTGGGCGTCTATGCTATTGTTCGTGTCCATCTCAAGGACGGCACCTATCGGGAAGACACGGGGTCCGGCAATGTCGAGAACTGCCCCAAGCGAGACATGGCGCTCAACAAGTCGCGCAAGGAGGCTGTGACGGATGCATTTAAGCGAGCCATGCGTCAGTTTGGCCCCTCTCTGGGCAACTGTCTGTACGACTCGGAATACCTGAGCAAGCTCAAGACGGTGCGATCTGCCAAGTACACGTTTGATGAGAATAATCTGATTCGAAAGCCAGAATTTGTCATCAAGCGTGATatcaagcaggagcaggccaCTGCTGCCAACATTACTGCATCTACAtccacatccaccacctcgcATAATCAGGatcctcctgctccagccCCTGCCCCTGCCCCTCCTGCGCCTTCCGTCAGCCTCCACGGTCATTCAAACACATCCAGCAACCGCAGCAAGGCCGTGTCCATAGAGGCCATGTGCGAGGGCATCGACTACTCatttgacgacgacgatctCGACCTCGACTCCCTAGTGCCCCAGCTCAAGGCCGGACGCAACCCTTCGCCCTCCATCTCCGCTGAGGACTTTGACGAAGACCTGCCCATTTCGGCTGAggcaatggaggaggacggaTCGCCTATCCCCGTGGGCTTCTTCAAGGCCAGCGTTGCGGCAGATATCAACAAGGGCAGTCCCATTTCACAGAATGCCGCGTTTGACATCAACATCCAAAGTCCTTCCATTAAGCGCACCTTGGAGCATAATAGGAGTGTGCCTATTGCCAAACCACGTCCTCCCATGCACCCCAAGTCCACCAACATTCCCCCCAGCCCATTGTCCAAGCCGTTAGTGAATCCTGTGAAGCCCGAGTTTACCACCCCTGTTGCCAAAAAGCACAAAATTAACGAAAATGATGAATAG